Within Citrus sinensis cultivar Valencia sweet orange chromosome 1, DVS_A1.0, whole genome shotgun sequence, the genomic segment CATCTTCCTCCAGCTGCCGTCTCTCAACCTCTCACATTAAATGTCCTTTTAATTAGCACTTTCCCTATCACCTACGGTGGCAACTTTCCTTTTTCCATATTCCCACGCCAGTCTGTTTCGCTCTCTATTTAAAGCTCCATTTGACCCTTATCACTTCAGTGAATGTGTTCATTTGTTGACAAAATTCTCTATTCTTTGAAGGGTTACTTGTCTGTTTGTTTCTTGGGAATTTGGAATGGATGGGCTGGAGGGAAAGTCAGAGGTTGCAGGAAATTATAAGAGAAAGCTGAATCATGGTGATTTGAGTCTGAGGGTATTGGCCTTGGCGCTAACACTTGTCGCAGCAATAGTTCTTGGAGTTGGTAAGCAAAATAAGGTTGTTCCACTCAAGATTATACCAACTTTGCCTCCTGTTAATGTTGCAGTCACCGCTAAGTGGCAGTACTCTTCTGCTTTTGTGTAAGTTCTTTGATCCCTCGCTGTTAACACTTGACACCCCATGCATGCTTGAATAAGAGAGTCGTTTGTGACTTCAGTGTGTGTATTTTATTCGTTTGATTTTCAAGTTCAATTACTATGAGATTATTAACCTGTAtgcataaaaattacaaatatgagtAAGTGGGTTCGATAATTGGTGGGATGAGTGTCATGTTTAAAGAAGTACATGGGGTAGATTTTTCttctgaataattttttttgaaatcacATCTAACTTATTCTAGCCTCAAAACATTAGGACTGATTCCAAAGGAAATTATCTAGTTATGGATTTCAATGTATTTATGGGtataactattaaaaaataaaaaatatatatatttgtaaagtAATTATAGGACcattccttaaaaaaaaggtttttataggatttttttaaataataaattagattttttatagGATTCTTAAGTCGTCCTTGAAATTAATGAACATGTAAATATAGTATGTTACGTAAATGATAAATAAGATTGTGACTTTGTATCAATAATTTTCAGCAAAatgcaaatattaataatacaattgTTGATTATTGTTGACACAATATTCATAACgtatatttgtaattattttttttccctaaatgTATATTATCAACATAACTAACATATTCATCCGAGTACAGCTGCCGGTTACAACGCCGAACCGTCACTCTTATCCTTTGCTTTTAGCTATTTAATAGACCAGTCACATCATCAACGCCTTTATTAAACAACCGCGTTACTTCGTATTATCATCAAACTAACCCACGTGGCAACCTTTAATTTAATGATGTGAAACTGATAGATTATTTCTCACATCGATTGATTGgtaaacataatattattatttatttttttttgagaggacataatattattatttaattgtaggCATTCGGGGCTTGTGGCCATTTTCGAACTACTTTATTTTATCGACCACCTTAGTTTCCATTCTAATAAGATAAGAggttaaaatataatttaagctTTGCCCTATTTCCCCatcttttcaagaaaaaaaaaaaattgtaatattcataatttaacCACTTTTTGGCAGGTTCAATGTGGTGTCAAATGCCATAGCATGCTCATACGCAGCAATCTCTCTACTCCTTTTGTTGGCTGACAAGAATGGAAACAAGGG encodes:
- the LOC102610120 gene encoding CASP-like protein 1E2; translation: MDGLEGKSEVAGNYKRKLNHGDLSLRVLALALTLVAAIVLGVGKQNKVVPLKIIPTLPPVNVAVTAKWQYSSAFVFNVVSNAIACSYAAISLLLLLADKNGNKGLAMLILLLDLAMVALLFSANGAAGAVGLVGYQGNSHVQWRKVCDVFGEFCSHVAVAVVLSLLGSLAFFLLVALAAMRILKKTN